The stretch of DNA GTGACGCCGGCGATCAGCCTTGCGACCGCTCCACCCAGGATGATCGCGCCGATTCCAAAGGAGCCCAACCCGTGAGGGATGGCCTTGAACAGGAAAATCGCGCCGATCCATATGAAGAAGAGCCCCCAGCATACTGCATCTATGCGGGCGCCTGAAATACTGCGGGTTTTCTCCGTTCGATCCTCGATCTCCATAGCCCCTCCCACGAGGGGAAAATTACCATATGCCCCTGTCCAGTCAAGGGATTAGCCCGGCGAGGATGGGGCTTGCGCGAAGCCGCGCCGTCGAATAATAAGCCTGGGACTGAGAGGTAGGCGTCATGCGGCTCAAATTCGCGATAATCATATCCGTCTTCATCCATCTGGCGCTCATCCTGTTGCTGGCCGCGGGCGTTTTTCTGAGAGGAAGAGACGATGCGGCAGGTCCTGGCGACGCCGTGAGCGTTTGGATCGAGGCGGGAGAAGGCGCAACACCGAGCGCCCAAAGCACGGCAAGGCAAATGTCCCTGCCGCGCTCCTCCGATTCCATGACATCCCAAAGTGAGGACCTATCCGATCGCAGGAAAGAAACCCCTGCCTCGACGGGCAGCGCGAATGGCGCAGGCAGCGGAGCGGCGAGCGATGGCGCAGGGATCGCGGGCAGCGTTGGAGCAGGCGGCAATCCCGTGCTCGCCAAGATTTGGAGAAAGATAGACCGCTCGAAATATTATCCGAGCGCAGCGCGCCGCCGCGGAATAGCAGGGGCGCCGAGCGTAACATTCGCCCTGAACGAGGACGGGGGCGTGAAGTGGCTGAAACTCGCCCGCTCGAGCGGCGAGGCGGTGTTGGACGACGCCGCGCTGGCCACCGTGAAGAGGGCGGAGCCTCTGCCCTACTACCCTGGACCGATAACGCTGGCGGTCAAATACTCCTTGGGAGAATGATGTTCAAATCGCTTCGCATAGGTTCGTTGAGCCTCAAGAACAACCTGATCGCAGCACCGCTCGCAGGGCTGTCGTCGCTGCCGTACCGTATGCTCGCGATGGAGATGGGCTGCGCGCTCGCCATATCCGAGATGGTCTCCGCAGAAGGCGTGACGAGGGCGCAGGAGAAAACGCGGCGCTACTTCGCCAACGACGCCTCCGTCAGGCCGTTCGGGCTCCAGATCTTCGGGGCGAAACCAAAAGCGATCGCGGATGCGATCCGCGCGCTCGACGGCGAGTCCATGGATCTCATAGACATCAACATGGGCTGCCCTGTGAAGAAAGTGGTTTCAAAGGGCGCCGGCGCGGCCCTGCTGAGAACGCCGAAACTCGCCGCAGAAGCGATAACAGCCGCGCGCGCAGCCACGCGCCTCCCCCTCACCGTGAAGATCAGGACCGGCTGGGACGCCGGGTCGATCAACTGCGTCGAGATAGCGCGCATCGCGGAAAATTGCGGAGCAGATGCGGTTGCAGTTCACGGGCGGACCAAGGCTCAGCTCTACTCAGGCAATGCCGACTGGTCGCACATAGCGAGCGTCAAGGCCGCCGTCTCGATACCTGTGATCGGCAACGGCGACGTGCGCACAAGGGAGGATGCTCTCCGCATGCTCTCCGAGACCGGGTGCGACGGCGTGATGGTCGGCCGCGCAGCCATCGGCAATCCCTGGATATTCAGGCAGATCCTCGATCCTGCGTACCCTGGCCCCACGCGCATGGAGCGCGGCGAACAGGCCGCGAGGCACCTGGACATGCTCTGCTCTTTCATGGGTGAACGCCGCGGCGTGCCGGTCATGCGCCAGGTCCTGCCGTGGTACGGAAAGGGTATTCACGGGGTGAGAAGATTTCTGCAGCAGGCAAACCGGACTTCGCGGGCATCGGAACTAAAGGAATCGATCTCTCTTTTCTTCGCTTCTTAGCTTCTCAGCCTCTCAAGCATCTCAAACAGCGCTGGCATGGATATGCCGATCACGTTGGTGAAACACCCCCTCACCGACTTCACCAGGCACGCGCCTTTTTCCTGAATCGCGTACGCGCCTGCCCGCCCTTTCCACTCGCCCGTGGAGATGTACCAGTCTATCATGCGGTCGGTGAGCCTTACGAACTCCACTTCAGTGCGGGTGACCTCCGTGCGCATCGCAGCGTTCGCCACGTCGCGCAGCGCTATGGCGGAGAGCACCTCGTGGGTCCTGCCGGAGAGCTCGCGGAGAATAGCGCGCGCATGCGCCTCGTCTTCGGGTTTTCCGATTATCTCTCTCGCCAGGCCGATCGCGGTGTCCACGGCCACGATGACGGCGTCGAGGGTCGGCGGCACTGCGGCCTCCGCCTTCGCCTCCGCCAGCCGCTGCACATAGGCAGCAACCCCTTCACCGGGCGCAGGCCGCTCATCTA from bacterium encodes:
- a CDS encoding Maf family protein, whose product is MSCIELRRPIVLATASSARRKLVSEAGIAFAAQVVSVDERPAPGEGVAAYVQRLAEAKAEAAVPPTLDAVIVAVDTAIGLAREIIGKPEDEAHARAILRELSGRTHEVLSAIALRDVANAAMRTEVTRTEVEFVRLTDRMIDWYISTGEWKGRAGAYAIQEKGACLVKSVRGCFTNVIGISMPALFEMLERLRS
- a CDS encoding energy transducer TonB; this translates as MRLKFAIIISVFIHLALILLLAAGVFLRGRDDAAGPGDAVSVWIEAGEGATPSAQSTARQMSLPRSSDSMTSQSEDLSDRRKETPASTGSANGAGSGAASDGAGIAGSVGAGGNPVLAKIWRKIDRSKYYPSAARRRGIAGAPSVTFALNEDGGVKWLKLARSSGEAVLDDAALATVKRAEPLPYYPGPITLAVKYSLGE
- the dusB gene encoding tRNA dihydrouridine synthase DusB produces the protein MMFKSLRIGSLSLKNNLIAAPLAGLSSLPYRMLAMEMGCALAISEMVSAEGVTRAQEKTRRYFANDASVRPFGLQIFGAKPKAIADAIRALDGESMDLIDINMGCPVKKVVSKGAGAALLRTPKLAAEAITAARAATRLPLTVKIRTGWDAGSINCVEIARIAENCGADAVAVHGRTKAQLYSGNADWSHIASVKAAVSIPVIGNGDVRTREDALRMLSETGCDGVMVGRAAIGNPWIFRQILDPAYPGPTRMERGEQAARHLDMLCSFMGERRGVPVMRQVLPWYGKGIHGVRRFLQQANRTSRASELKESISLFFAS